The Gambusia affinis linkage group LG09, SWU_Gaff_1.0, whole genome shotgun sequence DNA window CCTTTTCTGtcgtaaataaaaaatgcaaatatgtggagtttttaaataattttttgtaagaaagaaagtaaataaataaaattattagattAAAGTCGgaatataagaataaagttgtggtaataaagtcataacatttCAAGTcatattaccaaaataaagttctaatatgtatttattcagaaaaataatctaaaatacgtgtcaaactcgaggcccgcgggccaaatctggccctcAAGACTCTGGAGCAGGGGtgctgaaacattttgtcaattCAAAAGTACTCctgggcaaaaagaaaaaaaagaacaaaaactaaaatcaagcaaataaagtagtaaaaaaaaatattagtagaAAAGGGAGGTTTTTCATTGTAGAtcctaaatgtaaaaattattctGTAGGTGTGCTATATATTAAGAAAGgcatcttgttttaaatttttttgggCACAGcataacaaatttattctcagcaACAAGAACATAATTTAGGTCACTTTCTGTTAAAATGCTCGCTATAATTAGCCAAGTtgagtaaattaaattaaagttgatTTTGGTTCAGAAAAGTCAGTCTACTAATAATAAAAGCTTGGCTATAAAAAGACTTTGTGTTGTACCTAACTTTTTCCTTTATGAGAAAATAATGTTGGTAATAAGTTcatcttgatttaaaaataaaaagtccagATTTCTATCATTCTCAACAGCTTTTGAGTGTCACACACACtcagtccaagggccacaaatggtccccaggccacactttggacacccctgctttagagggccataaaaatcaaatcagtttcttgCATTGTGTCAAATTACAATGTGAAAATAGGTTAACTTTATGACATACTCATCATATGTTGTGAAAGGTATAACTAACAATTTGTTAATCGgtagttttatcaatacattttgcCCTTTGAGGATGTTTAAGGTCTTAAAGTGGCTCAagataaaaatgagtttgacacccctgatctaaaacATGTGGCCAAGTAAACCCAGAAATGCTccaaaatcagacttttttcaTGGTTTTTGTGGGGCGATCTTAAGAGAAAAGCGCAAAAGGaaaggttgtgcaaggaggaaTGAAAAGGATTCTCCTCTCTGTAAGCACCAAACTTGAGAAATGCTCTAAGACAAGTCTTGTTCCATTGTCAAAAAAGGTTATGCAGAGaacacagaggaggagctttaATAATGTCCCTACTCTTGGTTGtattaaaaacaattgaaaaattTTCCCACTGTAGAAAGATTATTTTCCAGCTTTGTCCACGTCTCTACATGCATATGTTGTGTGTATGTCTAAAGCTGTATGCAAACAATGGAACTATAAATAATCTAGTTTTACAGTGCTCAACTAAGCAGCGATAATGAACAGTCGGTCTCAATTAACTCAAAGCGAGTAGCCACACAAAGCAGCATCCCTGTGCTCTTATTCTGTCAGGCAGCCTCAGAGCTTCATCAGAGACCTTAAAAGCTTCTTTTCATACCGCATCTTCACACAGAGGTAAGTAAGGTGAGCTGGGAAGGAGGCTGAGTGTTGGATAAATCCAGCTGGGAAAATAAAAGTCAGGGGAGCAAATATGGCTGTCACACCGGAGAGAAGAAAGACGCTCCATCTAAACATCTAATCGTATAAAAACTGTGGGCATTTCCACTGACTGACCAATCACAGCCCAGCAACAATGaactgtaataaaaacagaagaaagacaaTGTGTGGAGGTTAAATGAAATAGAtacaataaaatagattattatCGAAACCTGATCCAATCTACTGTAGTAACTCAGCTGAGATATGTCATAATGTATAATGCACAACAAAAAGACCAAATTTCAACAAGtttcaaatatctttgtactctggaaataagataaaactaacacTTCAGtcataacatggggaaaatgtctcgTTAGTGAACTAATATGACAGTGGATCTACAGtacaaaagtttggacacaactgtgtgtccaaacgtttggtctgtactgtagtaCTTTTCCATCAACACCaaggaattattttcttaaacaagctcttatatcgttctgtaaagttacttgtaagttagttggCACAAGAAAAAAgcccaaaaatactttgtaagatttgtttttgcagtgagtcTATATCATAttttgggaggttttttttttcaaatatttatttctgctaatcTTTTTGGATATGTCTTAATGTTAAAGAAAACTTAAGGTCCTGTTTCTCAGAAGagcagaattttaaataaacccatcctatttttgtttttcatgcagaAATGTTATAATACAGTCTGGATAGCACGATAATGGAGAAAATACTGGCTAAGTTGTCTACCAGTCACTGACAATCACTCACAAAGAAAGTAGGGCATAAATAGatcaatggaaagttgagtggaaggaaaaagtgtggtagaaaATTTTGTGAATTCAGCAAAGATAATGGCAGCAATGAGATTGGAAAGCAAAATCAAGAGTTTTAGGGAAATAGTTGATTTATTAAAAGCACCTTACCTAAACCAATAAGTTTTAGATcaagaagaagagaaatgaTTCAAGACCAACAATGTGGATGAGCTCAAAGTCACAATTAAAGTAACCAGTGTTTCCTAATCACTTCAGCagaatgcaaaaagaaaataaattgtacaaaatcagaagaaataaaCACCGGCACCATTTAGAAAATCTATATGAGAATctctttttgaataaaattgggatttttatgtgacttcaaattacatcaattagttcctccagttttttttacaaatctgcaaaatCCACACAAAATTAATAGAtccccaatttttttttctctcaaaattggccaaaaatgttgggtttaagtgactgctgcctgAACCTTACCTGATATCAAGGTATAGTGCGTGATCAATACAGCGATTGATAAAAAGTCACACTTAAGATCAGACATTAACGCAAATATCACAAAAATTCCTTACAAAACTTTCTAAATGAgaaccacaaaatctgtgacaatcacaaaatcctggatggactgaccagtgtgaaaagatgttcaatattatttaattttaagacacACTTATTGAATACTGAAACAAGCAGctatttattggtattttaacaGTTCAGTGGGTTTTAATAATACGTTCTGAAATAAAAGGCCCTTTAGAAACATCCAGACTTTTGATACGgcccaaaataaaatgacagccCTGCTCTAATATACTGAGATGAACCTGATTGTGTGATCTTCTACTTTCTTCAACATGTACAAGATTTATTTTGCTTGGTAAAGCACAACAACACACGCAGTTTTCCAGTGGATGCACTGAATATTTTTACCGCAGGTGTCTAAAAGGATACGAACACTGACAGCCTCTGCGTCTGTGCTCAGCAGCCTCTTCACTTCCTTTTCCACATCAGGAGATTCAATGTACTGCAGCGGgggaaaagcagagaaagatCAGAATACTTCTAAACCaacatgcacatacacacaacCACAAACACATGAAGGTAGCAGCTGGCTGCAGGCCAGGGAGGGCATTAGCGACTGAAACAGAGAAGGTCTAATCAATATGGCTTTGCTCCACACCTTCAGGAAAATCCATTCACAAGACAAAGTGGAAGTATAGAGCTTCGGCTCGCTCACGTTCACTTTGATCAAAGCTATTgtgaaatggcttttttttttgtatgcctTTAGGGAAAACTAAgacaaaatgctttatttatatgtaaatcttagttttcactgtttcataaaatgtaaatgtcttgTTGGAGGAGCGCTCAGAAAAGAGACAGGTCATCAAACAGTATGCTAAGCAGACGGGTGAGGAACGCTGGAGGGGacttaaaaagataaaaaaacatgttgaaacctTCTTTTTCGCCGTCTTCCGAAATCTTCGCTTGCGCGTGTTTTTCAGAGGGCAGGTGACTGTGGACGCGAAACAACAGAGTTAGCAATCTGCTAATGTAAGACATTTTAgctaaaatctttaaaaaaatcaagacctGTGAGGATATTTATCAACTTACTGCCATGATTCCAGATGAATTTCTTGTCcttgtctttgtctttctttttagtttttgggTCAGTGCCGGTTGGCTCCTCCAAAGGAGGGTAGAGATCTCCATCTAGTGTACACACCAGCATCTAAccacagatacagaaaacaatgaattattaaacaatttttaatactttgtcATATTAAAGATTGCAAACTTGTAATAATTTCTTTGAGCATGAAGAagtacataattgtgaaatggaaggaaaattcTGAAaggatttcaacattttctgatcctgattagtaaaaataaattggaaaacatttattgtttaacTTCCCCTTCACAATGATCAACAGGATTATcccacataaatataaaattgaatCAAATTTAAAGGTTGCAAAGctctaaaaaaagaagaaaaagtttaagtttAGATTAAGGTTTACCTGACAGACGTCAGCTgtcttgtaaaatgttttcttgtctaCTGTCTTCAGGGACTCAATCATGCATGGCAGCTCCACCAGTTTGCAGGCCAGAGGAACACGATCGACTCTCACGATCCCATGACGACCATCCGCTGTAGAcaagagaaaaatgagaaataaaagcattttggtTTTTGCTGCGTTCTGATCAGATGGGAAAAAAAGCTACCTTTTAACATTCTtaactaaaaaactaaatgaatagGACTTTCAGATGTATCCCAACATTTTTAAGGGCTTTTATGGATTAATATCCAAATTCTGTGTTCACACAATTCGGGagagttaaaatatatttgttattatttctaagtacatttttttaaaatcacagaaatgaTCAGAAGAAGTAAAATTGTTGAATccatcaaatttaatttaaccacAAGCAAGTATATAATTGATATGCTAATCAGCAGTGCTTTCACTGAAAACTAATCTTGCagtattcaaaatgtaaaaaaaaaaactaataaaaatgaaaccagaatgtaaaaataaaactcattcaAGACAGAAGTTCACATGAAGTAATTTTATGCTTCTGAAAGATATATTTGtacataataaatataatcaGAATCTTCTTCTATACGCAAAAACATCAATACAAActtaaatatgaaacagaattttattttcaacaaaattacATATTGGCAAAGTTGGTTTATTTAGACTTCaaatttggttttttttgtcaaaaagttacatttgagtTACTCTGCTGTTGACAGTTGgcggttaccatagcaaccagaaACAGACAGCTCATCTCCTTTTTCTGTTGCCGTCTGCAACTGTGGTATGTATTATcatcagctctgtgttttctttatcagtattatattttaacatatatttttgacCTATTTAATTATATACAAGTTTTCATGAGtattttttgcaggttttgtaactgtttttgactgttttctgtGTTAATGTTGTGCATTTCACTCAATATGCCTGATTGTGTCCGTTGTGACGTCAACCTACTGGATTTAAGATGAACAAAGAAGGGCTACAAATGCAAACCCGctaatatttagcaaaatattcttctgttttcaaagtCATGAGTGAAATTAAGGCATAATTCTGAATGGACTTTTGATCATTCTTCTTATCAGCATTGATAGAGTTAACTTAAACTGGTTGGTTTCCTCCCATCAACTTAGTGTTAAAGTATAGTTCAGATATGTTCAATGGGAAAGATGTTAGGGATTATCTTAGATGTGTAAATGATGCtctgatttgttcattttttcagtttttttttctttttgaactttttattttcagcatttttttcagttttgatgtgtgtttgaaTCATTTTCCTGTTGAAATACCTTGTTGAATCTTGATGACCCCAACTTCCACCCAGCTAAAAATTTACAGGCTTTGCTTAAAAACTGTGCCAGTATCAGGAAACTAGCAAATTTTCATTAACTTTAGGTAGAGTGGCCAAACATCCAGTCAGAATTACACCAGGAGTTTATGGGAGAGGATATTCATATTTGAATCTGTATGCATCATTTAGGCTCTGTGTGCATTAGAGAAAATtctcaataaattcaaactccTGCAcatagtttcagttttaaagactaacataaaacaattgTTGAAATCAAAGTTATATTCCCTTACATGAGCGCATGTTAACCTCCCATCAGCAATGCAGATCTTGTGAGATTAATTTCATGATCAAATGAAGTGAAATTAGTAGTTTAACAAACAGGTCAAGCATATCACTCAGAACAGTGGCAGTAATACTGATGAAGTAACTTACGGTGCAGCTCGATTGTAAGTCTATCTTTCATATTCATACTGCTGGACTGCGCTATCCTTCTGACTGTTGAGGCATACTCCTGAAAAAGATAGAAAGTGAATTCACATCACTTTAAACTCACACTGTACCATGCTGACCTTTATTAAAGGAGTAAACTTCCTCACCGAAGGAAGCCTCAAGACAAACTGGCTCTCCAGCTCATAAGGAGCATCTTCTTTGTTCTTGGAGCCGATCTTTCCCACTAGAATCAAAACATACAGGGATCTGGTATCAGTTTATGAGTTTACTAAGAGCTTGTGGCTTATTTTAATATGAATacgatattaaaaaaaaattaaacgtTGTAGTTAAACACGGAGTTGGATAGGAAGACAAACAATTTAAGCAAAATGAACTTATTTATCCAACTTATTTCACGCTTTATTTATGGTGCAAAACAGAGCAGGTAAACATAGTAACGTAAGACGTTTACCATAGACTGTAACGTTTACATTGCTATTGTTATAACTGATATAATGCAGTAAACTTAACGTATCACACTGTATTACATTTGTT harbors:
- the taf7 gene encoding transcription initiation factor TFIID subunit 7; this translates as MTSKIKVGKIGSKNKEDAPYELESQFVLRLPSEYASTVRRIAQSSSMNMKDRLTIELHPDGRHGIVRVDRVPLACKLVELPCMIESLKTVDKKTFYKTADVCQMLVCTLDGDLYPPLEEPTGTDPKTKKKDKDKDKKFIWNHGITCPLKNTRKRRFRKTAKKKYIESPDVEKEVKRLLSTDAEAVSVRWEVIAEDESKEADQHGSLANLDSSPGTSGHKMGHGASVPHDELREIFNDISSSSEDEEDEGDRHDDEDLNIMDTEDDLVRQLQDKLNESDSAQNENDRNNQIVMDYQVQINNIKAKLQDTRARKKQQEELIMKVENQALKNRFQALLDEIVQQEEQEMEQLASLQEQLDSLIEK